The sequence ATATTTTTAATAAGAAGGTATCTTAATTCTTTCTTGACTTTTTCCACCCTCCCCTGTTTGGACAAACCTTCCTGCAGTTATAACAAACAGTAATGGGTGAGCCCTTAAGGGTTTTACCCTCTGAATTTAACCGGCAATTCTTCTGAATAACGTTTCTGTTGCCCATTGTCAATGCTCCTGAAGGGCAACTTTTTACACACAAATTGCAGCTGTCGGAACAAAAATCATCATCAATCACCGGATCTGGCTCCAGCTCAACATTTGCAAGTACAGCACCCAGCTTGAGCAAATTCCCCAAATCAGGGTTACACAACAGGGTATTCCGGCCCATTACGCCCAGCCCTGCATAATATGCCGCATGTTTTAAGG comes from Bacteroidota bacterium and encodes:
- a CDS encoding epoxyqueuosine reductase, producing SLDVSVKLEKNNISAVPVPSEPYEYWDKETMTGRGIISLKHAAYYAGLGVMGRNTLLCNPDLGNLLKLGAVLANVELEPDPVIDDDFCSDSCNLCVKSCPSGALTMGNRNVIQKNCRLNSEGKTLKGSPITVCYNCRKVCPNRGGWKKSRKN